The following proteins are encoded in a genomic region of Haloarcula salinisoli:
- a CDS encoding DUF4352 domain-containing protein yields MNFQRRRLLEASGVALAGLAGCADLDSDDGRSAGNGGQSSTAGEPLELDFGEGARFSNDSGVALSVELSNPRLLETVSVVRDGEIYVDSPESRPYFLFVTVRVANEGSSAIDPPRGLFFEAEGREVDGAAIRTQGQRYRDIGELAPGEGAEGTIAFPAPDGDGAGTVSLKFQVLLESPPARWTFDFADVPRETADLEKEGLGETATVRAGNHAYEFTPTAVRVTTAYTDGDGNEHTAPSGSTFVLVEARSENVGSEPVKLPNPYDVRLAADGSVYRGGQYKDAAERYEGQVDPYPPGESQAGVFLFDVPDAASSLTLQLAIGNQTFVTWPAEPGGG; encoded by the coding sequence ATGAATTTTCAGCGACGACGGCTGTTGGAGGCGAGCGGAGTCGCACTTGCCGGACTGGCGGGGTGTGCCGACCTCGACAGTGACGACGGGCGGTCAGCCGGCAACGGCGGGCAGTCGTCGACGGCGGGTGAGCCCCTGGAGCTCGACTTCGGCGAGGGAGCGCGGTTCTCGAACGACAGCGGCGTGGCCCTCTCCGTCGAGCTGTCGAACCCCCGACTGCTGGAGACCGTCTCCGTCGTCCGAGACGGGGAGATATACGTCGATTCGCCCGAGTCCAGGCCCTACTTCCTGTTCGTCACGGTCCGGGTGGCAAACGAGGGGAGCTCGGCAATCGACCCTCCGCGCGGGCTGTTCTTCGAGGCAGAGGGCCGGGAGGTCGACGGTGCCGCCATCCGCACCCAGGGCCAGCGGTACCGCGACATCGGCGAATTGGCGCCCGGCGAGGGCGCCGAGGGGACTATCGCCTTCCCCGCCCCCGACGGCGACGGGGCCGGGACGGTCTCGCTCAAGTTCCAGGTCCTGCTCGAGTCCCCGCCGGCGCGGTGGACGTTCGACTTCGCCGACGTGCCTCGCGAGACGGCCGACCTCGAGAAAGAGGGGCTGGGCGAGACCGCCACCGTCCGCGCAGGCAACCACGCCTACGAGTTCACGCCGACCGCCGTGCGGGTGACGACCGCCTACACGGACGGTGACGGGAACGAACACACCGCCCCGTCCGGCTCGACGTTCGTCCTCGTCGAGGCCCGTTCGGAGAACGTCGGCAGCGAGCCCGTGAAGCTGCCGAACCCGTACGACGTTCGGCTGGCGGCCGACGGCTCGGTCTACCGAGGGGGCCAGTACAAGGACGCCGCCGAGCGCTACGAGGGACAGGTCGACCCGTACCCGCCCGGGGAGAGCCAGGCGGGCGTGTTCCTGTTCGACGTGCCCGACGCCGCGTCGAGCCTCACGCTCCAGCTCGCAATCGGGAACCAGACGTTCGTCACCTGGCCGGCCGAGCCAGGCGGCGGCTGA
- a CDS encoding TIGR03557 family F420-dependent LLM class oxidoreductase, which yields MTEIGYTVSSEEHSPTDLVEHARRAEAAGFDFLSVSDHYHPWVSEQGEAPFVWSTLGGIATATDDIDVGVGVSAPIIRIHPAVYAQAVATVAAMFDGREFYAGVGTGENLNEHVLGDRWPEHAVRIEMLEEAVDICKRLWTGREVSHHGEHYTVENARLFTLPEEPPPVCVSAYGERAATAAADFGDGFWSVGPQETVETWDDHGGEGPRFCQLQACVAETEAEAVATAYERWPNSALPGELSTELATPALFEQAVEMVSEDDIAEGSIITDPDPQAHIDSIQEAIDAGYDHVYTMQIGDDQQAMVELYEEEVLPSFA from the coding sequence ATGACAGAGATAGGCTACACAGTATCCAGCGAGGAGCACAGCCCGACCGACCTGGTCGAGCACGCGCGGCGAGCGGAGGCCGCCGGCTTCGACTTCCTCTCGGTTTCGGACCACTACCACCCGTGGGTCAGCGAGCAGGGTGAGGCCCCGTTCGTCTGGTCGACGCTGGGCGGGATAGCGACCGCGACCGACGACATCGACGTCGGCGTCGGCGTCTCGGCGCCCATCATCCGCATCCATCCGGCCGTCTACGCCCAGGCCGTCGCCACCGTCGCCGCGATGTTCGACGGCCGCGAGTTCTACGCCGGGGTCGGCACCGGCGAGAACCTGAACGAGCACGTCCTGGGCGACCGCTGGCCCGAACACGCCGTCCGCATCGAGATGCTCGAGGAGGCCGTCGATATCTGCAAGCGCCTCTGGACGGGCCGGGAGGTCAGCCACCACGGGGAACACTACACCGTCGAGAACGCCCGACTGTTCACGCTGCCCGAGGAGCCACCGCCCGTCTGCGTCTCCGCCTACGGCGAGCGAGCCGCGACCGCCGCGGCCGACTTCGGTGACGGGTTCTGGTCGGTCGGCCCACAGGAGACCGTCGAGACCTGGGACGACCACGGTGGCGAGGGGCCCCGCTTCTGTCAGCTCCAGGCCTGTGTCGCCGAGACCGAGGCCGAGGCCGTCGCGACCGCCTACGAGAGGTGGCCCAACTCGGCGCTCCCGGGCGAACTGAGCACCGAGCTGGCGACGCCGGCGCTGTTCGAACAGGCCGTCGAGATGGTCTCCGAGGACGATATCGCCGAGGGGAGCATCATTACCGACCCCGACCCACAGGCCCACATCGACAGCATCCAGGAAGCTATCGACGCCGGCTACGACCACGTCTACACGATGCAGATTGGCGACGACCAGCAGGCGATGGTCGAGCTGTACGAGGAAGAGGTGTTGCCGTCGTTCGCGTAA
- a CDS encoding succinic semialdehyde dehydrogenase — protein MTGLNVSSSLSEQTVERLQEQIPRVTDRDSLVVRCPFTDSELGTVPACQPADVTEAVSRARAAQSEWAGRPVAERAEILQSVGDEMLANDSELLDIVQLEGGKSRLDAHAELLDIVLTADYYARQGPDHIAPTRKNGAFPLVTTAVEHHDPVGVVGLIEPWNYPLTLAISDMLPALLAGNGAVLKPAEDTPFSALRAVELLVEAGVPEDLVQVVTGYGEPLGEPLISAVDYVTFTGSTGTGRTVASLAGEHLIDASLELGGKNAAIVLDDADIPTAVRGLVHGSYANAGQLCISFERIFVDETVYDEFCAQFVEAAEALELGASLDFGPDVGSLIGKHQLETVEAHVADARERGATVETGGRRRTDVGPLFYEPTVLTDLPGDATAACEETFGPVVSITPVADADEAVERANDTDYGLHASVWTGDTARGKTVARRIETGTACVNDAYLSMWASTDAPMGGVGDSGIGRRHGAEGLLKYTESQTVSTARDPLVPMPSVPNRLWAAGSTLTVRALRRLRGLSPLSER, from the coding sequence ATGACCGGGTTGAACGTTTCGTCGTCGCTGTCCGAGCAGACAGTCGAGCGGTTGCAAGAGCAGATACCGCGGGTCACGGACCGTGACTCGCTGGTCGTTCGGTGCCCCTTCACCGACAGCGAACTGGGAACGGTCCCGGCCTGCCAGCCCGCCGACGTCACCGAGGCCGTCTCCCGGGCGCGAGCGGCCCAGTCCGAGTGGGCCGGGCGCCCGGTGGCGGAACGAGCGGAGATACTGCAATCGGTCGGCGACGAGATGCTCGCAAACGACTCCGAGTTGCTGGATATCGTCCAGCTGGAGGGTGGAAAATCACGTCTCGACGCCCACGCCGAACTGCTCGATATCGTCCTCACCGCCGACTACTACGCCCGGCAGGGGCCGGACCACATCGCCCCGACCCGCAAGAACGGCGCCTTTCCGCTGGTGACGACGGCTGTCGAGCACCACGACCCCGTCGGCGTCGTCGGCCTCATCGAACCGTGGAACTACCCGCTGACGCTGGCCATCTCCGATATGCTCCCGGCGTTGCTGGCCGGCAACGGCGCCGTGCTCAAACCGGCCGAAGATACGCCCTTCTCCGCGCTCAGGGCCGTCGAGTTGCTCGTCGAGGCGGGGGTTCCCGAAGACCTCGTCCAGGTCGTCACCGGCTACGGCGAACCGCTCGGTGAGCCCCTGATTTCGGCCGTCGACTACGTCACCTTCACCGGGAGCACGGGGACCGGACGGACGGTGGCGTCGCTGGCCGGCGAGCACCTCATCGACGCCTCGCTGGAACTGGGTGGGAAAAACGCCGCTATCGTCCTCGACGACGCGGATATCCCGACGGCGGTCCGGGGGCTCGTCCACGGCAGTTACGCCAACGCCGGACAGCTGTGTATCTCCTTCGAGCGGATTTTCGTCGACGAAACGGTGTACGACGAGTTCTGTGCCCAGTTCGTCGAGGCCGCCGAGGCCCTGGAACTCGGAGCGTCGCTGGATTTCGGGCCCGACGTCGGCTCGCTCATCGGAAAGCACCAGCTGGAGACGGTCGAGGCACACGTCGCCGACGCCCGCGAACGGGGAGCCACCGTCGAGACCGGCGGCCGTCGCCGGACGGACGTGGGCCCGCTGTTCTACGAACCCACTGTGCTCACCGACCTCCCAGGCGACGCCACGGCGGCCTGTGAAGAGACGTTCGGCCCGGTCGTCTCGATAACGCCGGTCGCCGACGCCGACGAGGCGGTCGAGCGCGCAAACGACACCGACTACGGGCTCCACGCGAGCGTCTGGACCGGCGACACCGCTCGCGGGAAGACCGTGGCCCGCCGAATCGAGACGGGGACGGCGTGTGTCAACGACGCGTACCTCAGTATGTGGGCGTCGACGGACGCGCCGATGGGCGGCGTCGGTGACTCGGGTATCGGTCGACGCCACGGGGCCGAGGGGCTCCTGAAATACACCGAGAGCCAGACGGTGTCGACGGCGCGGGACCCGCTCGTCCCGATGCCGAGCGTCCCGAACCGACTGTGGGCTGCCGGGTCGACGCTCACGGTCAGGGCGCTCCGGCGACTCCGGGGCCTCTCACCGCTGAGCGAGCGCTGA
- a CDS encoding ferritin-like domain-containing protein, protein MTTDSIEQLLVEGVQELYYTEQQQVDALDALAEETGIQAVSHAFASHREETEAQVQRLEQVFEAMGEEPEAREDIVVTAMLDEHDKFAGANDGEVLDRYNMGMGQKTEHYEIAAYGNLVSLAEKTGHDEAAELLVETLREEQDALEELTEASEQFDEQQIASD, encoded by the coding sequence ATGACAACTGACTCGATTGAGCAACTGCTCGTCGAAGGCGTCCAGGAACTGTACTACACCGAACAGCAGCAGGTCGACGCGCTGGATGCCCTCGCCGAAGAGACGGGCATCCAGGCGGTCAGTCACGCCTTTGCCAGCCACCGCGAGGAGACCGAGGCGCAGGTCCAGCGGCTGGAGCAGGTGTTTGAGGCGATGGGCGAGGAGCCTGAAGCCAGAGAAGACATCGTGGTAACCGCGATGCTAGACGAACACGACAAGTTCGCCGGGGCAAACGACGGCGAAGTACTGGACCGGTACAACATGGGAATGGGACAGAAGACCGAACACTACGAGATAGCGGCCTACGGCAACCTCGTCTCGCTGGCGGAGAAGACCGGCCACGACGAGGCCGCCGAACTACTGGTCGAGACGCTCCGGGAGGAACAGGACGCCCTCGAGGAGCTGACGGAGGCCAGCGAGCAGTTCGACGAGCAGCAGATAGCCAGCGACTGA
- a CDS encoding SprT-like domain-containing protein has product MCGVDYAAVESDADLLEWSRSYCREVRRRWGVDVRFDLVEWEISHRAKRRAAAVKRPKLPDATVGEPYDWTTVEGADGRPLPCTLSLTREAFETFDRAEWEATLRHELIHVEQYQRDGTTDHGEAFRERASALDTDVHCQAFAEATYVLTCERCGGLVARRYRDCPLVRERERYRSDCCGAALELA; this is encoded by the coding sequence ATGTGCGGGGTCGACTACGCGGCCGTCGAGAGTGACGCGGACCTCCTCGAGTGGTCCCGGAGCTACTGCCGCGAGGTCCGTCGCCGGTGGGGCGTCGACGTACGGTTCGACCTCGTGGAGTGGGAGATATCCCACCGGGCCAAGCGCCGTGCTGCGGCGGTCAAGCGTCCGAAACTGCCCGATGCGACCGTCGGTGAACCGTACGATTGGACCACCGTCGAGGGGGCCGACGGCCGGCCGCTGCCGTGTACGCTCTCGCTCACCCGCGAGGCCTTCGAGACGTTCGACCGGGCCGAGTGGGAGGCGACGCTGCGCCACGAGCTCATCCACGTCGAGCAGTACCAGCGGGACGGGACGACTGACCACGGCGAGGCGTTTCGCGAGCGGGCGTCGGCGCTGGACACCGACGTCCACTGCCAGGCCTTCGCCGAGGCGACGTACGTCCTGACGTGTGAGCGCTGTGGCGGGCTCGTGGCCCGTCGGTACCGGGACTGCCCGCTGGTCCGCGAGCGCGAGCGGTACCGGTCGGACTGCTGTGGGGCCGCGCTGGAACTCGCCTGA
- a CDS encoding methyl-accepting chemotaxis protein, translating to MTGTADDRLVGRLLVSIGAIPMATEPYLPEPLRRDFGVRLFLLAFVSVFVGPAIAAVLFTDALPAVTFAAFIVLCTGFLGYCELYRAIIEINEKATAVDGGDYDIDFGVDRVDEIGETYDTLERTARSLGESLAEANRAQSDSDAARKDAEAAQRDAERERTELEALSDHLEQKATDYRDALSAAADGDLTARVDADSTSEAMAAVGAAINETLDALERTIGRGQSVSRRIADESDRVADQGAQLRTETRTVTERVGSISDNTETQRRQLDEAADELSDLSATVEEMASSVTEIAEHSGTAAELGRDAQRTSSAAQSAVDEIRHQSMSAAGEVRQLDTIAEDMAEIVDVIDRIAEETNMLALNASIEAARAGAAGEGFAVVADEIKQLASETQEATGDVEALIDSMRSQVGDSVDAMSEMESAVDQGSDTVSETITTLEDVVDATVEINDSIQEVDRATDRQAETTQEVVGLVDDVGEIATETASVADDVASAAAQQDATLGEMVDDVSSFATDAGTMREELSQFETAADETAGYSPGGQPVSTD from the coding sequence ATGACCGGAACGGCCGATGACCGGCTCGTCGGTCGCTTGCTCGTCAGTATCGGCGCGATTCCCATGGCTACAGAGCCGTACCTCCCCGAACCGCTCCGCAGGGACTTCGGCGTCCGGCTGTTCCTCCTGGCGTTCGTCTCCGTGTTCGTCGGTCCCGCTATCGCTGCCGTGCTGTTTACCGACGCGCTCCCTGCCGTCACGTTCGCTGCCTTCATCGTGCTCTGTACCGGATTCCTGGGGTACTGCGAGCTGTACCGCGCGATAATCGAGATCAACGAGAAAGCTACCGCCGTCGACGGCGGCGACTACGACATCGACTTCGGCGTCGACCGGGTCGACGAAATCGGCGAGACCTACGACACGCTCGAACGGACGGCCCGTTCGCTGGGCGAGTCCCTCGCCGAGGCGAACCGCGCACAGTCCGACTCGGACGCGGCGCGAAAGGACGCCGAGGCGGCCCAGCGAGACGCCGAGCGCGAGCGCACCGAGTTGGAAGCGCTCTCGGACCACCTCGAACAGAAGGCCACGGACTACCGGGACGCTTTATCGGCGGCCGCCGACGGCGACCTGACGGCCCGCGTCGACGCCGACAGCACGAGCGAGGCGATGGCGGCGGTCGGCGCGGCGATAAACGAGACCCTCGACGCGCTCGAACGAACTATCGGCCGCGGACAGTCGGTCTCGCGGCGCATCGCCGACGAGAGCGACCGCGTCGCCGACCAGGGGGCACAGCTCCGGACCGAGACGCGGACGGTCACCGAGCGGGTCGGGTCGATATCGGACAACACGGAGACCCAACGACGGCAGCTCGACGAGGCAGCCGACGAACTGAGCGACCTCTCCGCGACCGTCGAGGAGATGGCCTCGTCGGTCACCGAGATAGCCGAGCACAGCGGCACCGCCGCCGAACTGGGACGGGACGCACAGCGCACCTCGTCGGCGGCACAGAGCGCCGTCGACGAGATTCGACACCAGTCGATGAGCGCCGCCGGGGAGGTCCGACAGCTCGACACCATCGCCGAGGACATGGCCGAGATCGTCGACGTCATCGACCGTATCGCCGAGGAGACGAACATGCTGGCGCTGAACGCCTCTATCGAGGCCGCCCGCGCCGGTGCGGCCGGCGAGGGGTTCGCGGTCGTCGCCGACGAGATCAAGCAACTCGCCAGCGAGACACAGGAGGCCACCGGCGACGTGGAGGCGCTCATCGACTCTATGCGCTCGCAGGTTGGCGACTCCGTCGACGCCATGAGCGAGATGGAGTCCGCGGTCGACCAGGGGAGTGACACCGTCTCCGAGACGATAACCACGCTCGAGGACGTGGTCGACGCCACCGTCGAGATAAACGACAGCATCCAGGAGGTCGACCGCGCGACCGACCGGCAGGCCGAGACCACACAGGAGGTCGTCGGGCTCGTCGACGACGTCGGTGAGATAGCGACTGAGACCGCCTCGGTCGCCGACGACGTCGCCTCTGCCGCCGCCCAGCAAGACGCCACGCTCGGCGAGATGGTCGACGACGTCTCGTCGTTTGCCACTGACGCGGGGACGATGCGCGAGGAGCTCTCGCAGTTCGAGACGGCGGCCGACGAGACGGCGGGGTACTCCCCCGGTGGGCAGCCGGTCTCGACCGACTGA
- a CDS encoding deoxyhypusine synthase: MSDHEDRETFCHDPIGHAEARAGMTVGELADSYGEAGIGAADIHEAVDIYAEMLDDDVTTFVGLAGAMVPTGMRAIVSELIRDGHVDVLVTTGANCTHDTIEAIGGKHHHGEVTAEGHTEREHDENLRDEGVDRIYNVYLPQEHFALFENHLREEVFTVLEDEGAVSIQRMTEELGRANSEVNEAKDVHEDAGVLAAAYEHDVPVYCPAFQDSVLGLQAWMYSQTSDFTVDALADMTSITDVAYEADSAGALVVGGGVPKNYVLQTMLVSPDAYDYAVQLTMDPANTGGLSGATLDEARSWGKLEKDARNVSVYADATITLPLVVAAARERVGE; the protein is encoded by the coding sequence ATGAGCGACCACGAGGACCGAGAGACGTTCTGTCACGACCCCATCGGCCACGCCGAGGCCCGCGCGGGCATGACCGTCGGTGAACTGGCCGACAGCTACGGCGAGGCCGGTATCGGCGCCGCCGACATCCACGAGGCCGTCGACATCTACGCCGAGATGCTAGACGACGACGTGACTACCTTCGTCGGCCTGGCGGGCGCGATGGTACCCACGGGGATGCGAGCCATCGTTTCGGAACTCATCCGGGACGGCCACGTCGACGTGCTGGTGACGACCGGGGCCAACTGCACCCACGACACCATCGAGGCTATCGGCGGCAAGCACCACCACGGCGAGGTGACCGCCGAGGGTCACACCGAGCGCGAACACGACGAGAACCTGCGCGACGAGGGCGTGGACCGCATCTACAACGTCTATCTCCCGCAGGAACACTTCGCGCTGTTCGAGAACCACCTCCGCGAGGAGGTCTTCACTGTCCTCGAAGACGAAGGCGCGGTCTCTATCCAGCGGATGACCGAGGAGCTCGGTCGGGCCAACAGCGAGGTCAACGAGGCAAAGGACGTCCACGAGGACGCCGGGGTGTTGGCCGCCGCCTACGAGCACGACGTCCCCGTCTACTGCCCCGCTTTCCAGGACTCCGTGCTGGGCCTGCAGGCCTGGATGTATTCACAGACGAGCGACTTCACTGTCGACGCGCTCGCGGACATGACCTCGATTACGGACGTCGCCTACGAGGCCGACAGCGCCGGGGCGCTGGTCGTCGGCGGCGGTGTCCCGAAGAACTACGTCCTCCAGACGATGCTCGTCTCGCCCGACGCCTACGACTACGCCGTCCAGTTGACGATGGACCCCGCCAACACCGGCGGGCTCTCCGGGGCGACCCTGGACGAGGCCCGCTCGTGGGGGAAACTGGAGAAGGACGCCCGCAACGTCTCAGTCTACGCCGACGCGACCATCACGCTCCCGCTGGTCGTGGCCGCTGCTCGCGAGCGTGTCGGCGAGTAA
- a CDS encoding FG-GAP repeat protein has product MERTRRQLLGAVGLSSIGLLAGCVGGQGRTACEPATDTDGAPPKNKLFGPDGNTDDNFGNALAMSADGSTAIVGAERRDRTPTVEAGVAYVFEVDGETGSVAAELTPDDRESSMDFGEAVAVSADGSTAVVGASGAGKAYVFGRSGDGWSQEAELGPSDSDDDSLGMAVGIASDGSTVLVGGFSSTVPVFRRTAAGWTREHSLSPPADATGSWFGAELAIDGDGTRALIANSEAPGPEGRREGEVYDYRLTDGAPTRGETLQMPPAESSDHFGISVALSDDGTTAVIGSDRKTDTGPLVDPTAHVFEHRPDGWRRLDSFAADGDTASGFATAVAVSADGDTALVGGRLPDSADGTPTAGPQLLHRTADGWSAVKTFTPDDESRSFGTPVALAGDGRTALVGARVDDGADCRRVGAAYVFAVPAGP; this is encoded by the coding sequence ATGGAACGAACGAGGCGCCAGCTCCTCGGCGCCGTCGGCCTCTCGAGTATCGGGCTGCTGGCGGGCTGTGTGGGCGGGCAGGGACGGACAGCGTGTGAGCCAGCCACCGATACGGACGGGGCCCCACCGAAGAACAAACTGTTTGGCCCCGACGGTAACACCGACGACAACTTCGGGAACGCCCTCGCGATGTCGGCGGACGGTTCGACCGCAATCGTCGGTGCCGAGCGGCGCGACCGCACGCCCACGGTCGAGGCCGGCGTCGCGTACGTGTTCGAGGTCGACGGCGAGACCGGAAGCGTGGCGGCCGAACTCACACCGGACGACAGAGAGTCGAGCATGGACTTCGGCGAGGCAGTCGCGGTTTCGGCGGACGGTTCGACCGCCGTCGTCGGTGCGAGCGGGGCGGGGAAGGCCTACGTCTTCGGTCGCTCAGGCGACGGCTGGAGTCAGGAAGCCGAACTCGGTCCGAGCGACAGCGACGATGACAGTCTGGGGATGGCAGTCGGGATAGCGTCGGACGGTTCCACCGTCCTCGTGGGCGGGTTCTCTTCGACGGTCCCCGTGTTCCGACGAACAGCGGCGGGGTGGACCCGGGAGCACAGTCTCAGCCCGCCAGCTGACGCGACGGGGAGCTGGTTCGGCGCGGAACTGGCCATCGACGGTGACGGCACCAGGGCACTCATCGCGAACAGCGAGGCACCGGGACCCGAGGGTCGTCGCGAGGGGGAAGTGTACGACTACAGGCTGACTGACGGGGCCCCGACACGTGGCGAGACACTACAGATGCCGCCCGCCGAATCCAGCGACCACTTCGGCATCAGCGTCGCGCTGTCGGACGACGGGACGACCGCGGTGATCGGCTCCGATCGAAAAACCGACACGGGACCCCTTGTCGACCCGACAGCGCACGTGTTCGAGCACCGTCCCGACGGCTGGCGGCGTCTCGATAGCTTCGCCGCCGACGGGGATACCGCGTCGGGCTTCGCGACAGCAGTGGCCGTGTCCGCGGACGGCGACACGGCGTTGGTCGGTGGGCGGCTCCCGGACTCGGCGGACGGGACCCCGACGGCTGGCCCACAGCTGTTACACAGAACGGCCGATGGCTGGAGCGCAGTGAAAACGTTCACCCCGGACGACGAATCGCGGAGTTTCGGCACCCCGGTCGCCCTGGCTGGTGACGGGCGCACCGCGCTGGTCGGCGCCCGGGTGGACGACGGAGCCGACTGTCGGAGAGTCGGCGCAGCCTACGTGTTCGCCGTCCCGGCAGGACCGTAG
- a CDS encoding DsbA family protein has product MNRRRYLTLAGAGVVGSLAGCGGSSGSGPNGSNGGQSIDDHPAAANLEAQPRQGDLGGNVVLAFEDPSCTQCRRFHENAVPKIEENIVDAGEGAYVVRTYPIIYPWGKPATQALESAFARSEGAFWALFNHYFAEQGQFNDDNVLDRTEQFLTNSTDIDGSSVVADARNEAHDDAVQADITAAEDAELPQQTPIVLLFRDGQFATRANGSVSYDLIANALEVN; this is encoded by the coding sequence ATGAACAGGCGACGATATCTGACACTCGCCGGCGCGGGTGTCGTCGGCTCGCTCGCGGGCTGTGGCGGCAGCAGCGGCAGCGGACCCAACGGGAGCAACGGCGGCCAGTCCATCGACGACCACCCGGCGGCGGCGAACCTCGAGGCCCAGCCCCGACAGGGCGACCTCGGCGGGAACGTCGTGCTCGCCTTCGAGGACCCCTCGTGTACGCAGTGTCGGCGGTTCCACGAGAACGCGGTCCCGAAAATCGAGGAAAACATCGTCGACGCGGGCGAGGGGGCCTACGTCGTTCGGACCTACCCAATCATCTATCCCTGGGGGAAGCCGGCGACGCAGGCCTTGGAGTCGGCCTTTGCCCGCAGCGAGGGGGCGTTCTGGGCGCTGTTTAACCACTACTTTGCCGAGCAGGGACAGTTCAACGACGACAACGTCCTCGACCGCACGGAACAGTTCCTCACGAACTCGACGGATATAGACGGGTCGTCGGTGGTCGCAGACGCCAGAAACGAGGCCCACGACGACGCGGTGCAGGCGGACATCACGGCCGCCGAGGACGCCGAGTTGCCACAGCAGACGCCCATCGTCCTGCTCTTTCGCGACGGCCAGTTCGCCACGCGGGCCAACGGGAGCGTGAGCTACGACCTCATCGCCAACGCGCTGGAGGTCAACTGA
- a CDS encoding redox-regulated ATPase YchF has translation MSYKIGLVGKPSVGKSTFFNAATMNDVPEGAYPFTTIDPSMGEAYVRVDCAAPEFEHSCTPNHGYCEDGVRFVPTKLVDVAGLVPGAHEGKGLGNQFLSDLNEADVLIHVVDFTGETDLEGEPTEDHDPREDIDFLENELDMWYLDVLEKGIERYRSGYHGEDGDIEVDLAEQLSAFKINEDEIKQVILSLDLELDPDAWDDDDRFELAREIRIRTKPMVIAANKMDTEAAQDNWETVTEDPDYEHLTFVPVSAHAEKALKNGAEQDVLDYRPGDTDFEVTADLPEAKAAGLEQIRDFVTSFDGTGVQQALETALFEELDAIAVFPGARKPQEDGTFLQDCFVLPDGSTAEDFAYFLHTDIGDGFLHAHDVRSQRQIGADTELDHRDVVEITTTN, from the coding sequence ATGAGCTACAAGATCGGACTCGTCGGCAAGCCCTCTGTCGGCAAGTCCACCTTCTTCAACGCGGCGACGATGAACGACGTGCCGGAGGGCGCGTATCCGTTCACGACTATCGACCCGTCGATGGGCGAGGCCTACGTCCGTGTCGACTGTGCGGCCCCGGAGTTCGAGCACAGCTGTACCCCCAACCACGGCTACTGCGAGGACGGGGTGCGGTTCGTCCCGACGAAACTGGTCGACGTTGCCGGGCTGGTTCCCGGTGCCCACGAAGGGAAAGGACTGGGCAACCAGTTCCTCTCGGACCTCAACGAGGCCGACGTGCTCATCCACGTCGTCGACTTCACCGGCGAGACGGACCTGGAAGGCGAGCCGACCGAGGACCACGACCCACGCGAGGACATCGACTTCCTGGAGAACGAACTCGACATGTGGTATCTGGACGTCTTAGAGAAGGGTATCGAGCGGTACCGCTCGGGCTACCACGGGGAGGACGGCGATATCGAGGTCGACCTCGCGGAACAGCTCTCGGCGTTCAAAATAAACGAGGACGAGATCAAGCAGGTCATCCTCTCGCTCGACCTCGAACTGGACCCCGACGCGTGGGACGACGACGACCGCTTCGAGCTCGCCCGCGAGATTCGCATCCGCACCAAGCCGATGGTCATCGCGGCCAACAAGATGGACACCGAGGCCGCACAGGACAACTGGGAGACCGTGACCGAGGACCCCGACTACGAACACCTGACCTTCGTCCCCGTCTCGGCTCACGCCGAGAAAGCCCTCAAGAACGGCGCCGAGCAGGACGTGCTCGACTACCGCCCCGGCGACACCGACTTCGAGGTGACGGCGGACCTCCCCGAGGCAAAGGCCGCAGGGCTCGAACAGATTCGCGACTTCGTCACGTCCTTCGACGGCACCGGCGTCCAGCAGGCCTTAGAGACCGCGCTGTTCGAGGAACTCGACGCGATTGCCGTCTTCCCCGGCGCGCGCAAGCCACAGGAGGACGGTACCTTCCTGCAGGACTGTTTCGTCCTCCCCGACGGGTCGACGGCCGAGGATTTCGCCTACTTCCTCCACACCGACATCGGCGACGGGTTCCTCCACGCCCACGACGTGCGCTCCCAGCGCCAGATCGGCGCGGACACCGAACTGGACCACCGCGACGTGGTCGAGATTACGACGACGAACTGA